One segment of Colius striatus isolate bColStr4 chromosome 11, bColStr4.1.hap1, whole genome shotgun sequence DNA contains the following:
- the LOC104561516 gene encoding rac GTPase-activating protein 1-like, whose translation MLRLRCGRLVARLDRALQLLELGGSVEEDYIQIARCFEATRQRWSRLEQDGRRAREQLARVEAERAALEVKLKHARNQVEVEMKKRHRAEAELEKQERKLQLVFESLMREPGLLSGEQRCVLSTLAGQRFGGVLAPGRRSSAVDESCQSLLSHSDISYDRTEDDVDVDTTVVRTLKRKTQERQRVSLAPQVGPVVVAKRHCSSGVTPSTQVSVPTVSPPDEVPGPAASLPPTALVPRRCSRQGRRISARAELTTVWGTGEDLGGHLPGQEGPTEGDSVGQPVPVPFSSPPHSLPPLQHQFTSKTVIRPEPCGICGSRIRFGKAAVKCRQCQLLLHPKCRAQCPGPCVPRPRHHAWPCEGVLADFAPTAPPLVPALVVQCVTEVEARGLTETGLYRVPGMEQLVREWKRRLLQAGGTPPALSGVADIHVVCGVLKDFLRGLKEPLVTFSLHPAFLQAADIPDNAARSAALRHVVSKLPPANRDTLAFLMLHLLRVSHSPDCKMDIFNLSRVFGPTLVGHSSPNPTPLVIMEDTPRQAKVVAQLLSLPLDFWRGFVGTEQNRALMPAPGDERELFFHPITSLEPKGGQLSPTGACCLPSTLRSCVGTAARPPQGPAPRKVGRFFPSPV comes from the exons ATGCTGCGGCTGCGGTGTGGACGGCTCGTGGCCCGGCTGGATCGGGCGCTGCAGTTGCTGGAGCTGGGCGGCAGCGTGGAGGAAG ATTACATCCAGATCGCCCGGTGCTTCGAGGCGACGCGGCAGCGATGGAGCCGCCTGGAGCAAGACGGGCGGCGGGCCCGGGAGCAGCTGGCCCGGGTGGAGGCTGAGCGGGCAGCACTGGAGGTGAAGCTCAAGCATGCCCGCAACCAGGTGGAAGTGGAGATGAAGAAGCGGCACCGAGCAGAGGCTGAACTGGAGAAGCAG GAGCGCAAACTTCAGCTGGTCTTCGAGTCCCTGATGcgggagccagggctgctgagTGGGGAGCAGCGCTGTGTCCTCAGCACATTGGCTGGCCAGCGCTTCGGGGGGGTCCTAGCACCAGGCAGAAg GTCATCTGCAGTGGATGAGTCATGTCAGTCCCTCCTGTCCCACTCAGACATTAGTTATGACCGCACCGAGGATGATGTG GATGTTGATACAACAGTGGTGCGGACCCTGAAGCGCAAAACCCAGGAGAGGCAG CGTGTGTCCCTGGCCCCTCAGGTCGGCCCCGTGGTGGTGGCGAAGCGGCACTGTTCTTCTGGGGTAACTCCCAGCACT CAGGTGAGTGTCCCCACTGTGTCTCCTCCTGATGAGGTCCCAGGCCCTGCTGCCAGTCTCCCGCCCACTGCTCTGGTGCCACGACGCTGCTCTCGCCAGGGACGTCGTATCTCCGCACGTGCAG AGCTGACCACAGTGTGGGGCACCGGTGAGGATCTGGGTGGCCatctgccagggcaggagggcCCCACTGAGGGTGACTCTGTGGGACAGCCAGTGCCAGTCCCCTTCTCCTCGCCTCCACACAGCCTCCCACCACTCCAGCATCAGTTTACCTCAAAAACA GTGATACGCCCTGAGCCGTGCGGCATCTGCGGCTCCCGCATCCGCTTCGGGAAAGCTGCCGTCAAGTGCCGCcagtgccagctgctgctgcaccccaAGTGCCGGGCACAGTGCCCTGGCCCCTGCGTGCCCCGGCCCCGCCACCACGCCTGGCCCTGTGAG GGCGTGCTGGCTGACTTCGCCCCCACTGCGCCGCCCCTGGTGCCCGCCCTGGTGGTGCAGTGCGTGACCGAGGTGGAGGCACGAGGCCTGACGGAG ACAGGGCTGTACCGAGTGCCAGGCATGGAGCAGCTGGTACGGGAGTGGAAGcggaggctgctgcaggcagggggcACGCCGCCCGCCCTCAGTGGCGTGGCTGACATCCACGTGGTGTGTGGCGTGCTCAAGGACTTTCTGCGGGGGCTCAAGGAGCCGCTGGTCACCTTCAGCCTCCACCCTGCCTTCCTGCAAGCTGCCG ATATCCCAGACAACGCTGCCCGCAGCGCAGCCCTGCGCCATGTGGTGAGCAAGCTGCCCCCAGCCAACCGGGACACCCTGGCCTTCCTCATGCTGCACTTGCTCAG agtgtcacacagccctgaCTGCAAGATGGACATCTTCAACCTGTCCCGCGTCTTTGGCCCCACGCTGGTGGGACACAGCTCGCCCAACCCCACACCGCTCGTCATCATGGAGGACACGCCACGGCAGGCCAAG gtGGTGGCTCAGCTCCTTTCACTGCCACTTGACTTCTGGAGGGGTTTCGTGGGGACAGAGCAGAACAGGGCGCTGATGCCAGCCCCGGGGGATGAACGCG AGTTGTTTTTCCACCCTATCACCTCCCTGGAGCCTAAGGGGGGCCAGCTGAGCCCCACCGGtgcctgctgcctccccagcaccctgcgcAGCTGCGTGGGCACAGCCGCACGGCCCCC GCAGGGGCCAGCTCCAAGGAAGGTGGGCCGGTTCTTCCCTTCCCCCGTGTAG